TCGGCAATAAAACCTGAGCTGTTTTCTTCGAAggttccccttcccttcccaacGTGTGGGAGTTGTGGGAGGGGATAGGAGAGGATTattgaggagggagggggatacCCCGGGGATCGGTGACCTGGCCTTCTTGCAGGTTCTTCACCAGCTGTGCAAGCCAGCGTTTCGTGGTGGTGTCATCTTTTAGCACCTGGGCAAAGGTTGTGTCCTTCAGTTGGTCAGGGAGGCACTGCCTCAGTGCTTCACGTGCCCTacatcagaaacaaacaaaccaaccaggGAGACCAACAAATAAACCCACATTTGAGGGACAGGGAAGAGCCCCTTacttatacataaatatacagaATTCTAGAATCTATGGCTCTGTCAAGTTACTGTAAGAAGCCATTAACATTCTTTAAAGCTTATATGAGGTATAGGCTCAGACATCTCCAGAATCCGTAGCCTGCAGATTTTCACAATGATGCCCCAATATAGAATTTCATGACAAAGGAAAATGGAATGAAATGGTATAATAGTTTACTTCAATTCAAACTGCTTTCTGATTTATTACAGTAAATATTGCCAATATGCTCCTATCAGAAATATATGGGTTATAATGAAACATTTCCAAAATCAGTACGCTAACAAGGAATATGACCTGATTCATAGTATGACAATAAACTTGAATTCTAATATAAATTtgtttctttccaaaaattgctTCAGTTTTATAGTTAAAACCCTTAATAAGAGataagcaataaaaacaaaactatggtAGCAAAATTATCAGACGAACTTttacatgctttatttttttttttaaagctgaccAGCAGAAAGTCAAATCTGAAAACCTCAAAAAGGTTTaactacaggggtgggcaaaagtaggttaaattaccaGACATCGttacctaaaagataaattgtaagtcaggatacaaaataataacaataataagaagactaataatacaaaataaataacaatacaaacaataaactattttgcatattcacaactataaacctatttttgctcacccctgtataaggcagtttcattttaagCAAAGTTACGACTCTGTACAAGtacagttttaaataaatatagtcaAGCTTCGGTGAAAATAGGAACCACTAAGGAACAGGACAAAATGGTCAAATAAGTAGTTAGGGCTTGAATAACCTCAGTGGCAAGAGTTCACATTAAATCAAGTAATTCCCATTCCTAGGAACACAGAAATCACCCCATTATGTGGTTTAGCAGAATCTGTGCAAGTGGCTTTCAGCATGAATTATGGATTTATAAAGCAAAAGgtcaaatatttctaaaatgcattATACCTACAATATATGATTTCTGGCAGAAAGATTATAAACATAGGGAGATGAAATAATTAGCTCAAGAACTTTACAGGAATCagggagagaaatgaaaatacatcaCGAGCCCTCTGGGCCCTGTTCCTTTCTTAAGATATGTGAAAATATTATCTTTCTGACCACCTAGAGTAGCAACAGAAAGCTCAAATCACAGAAGTAATGTATCCTAAGGTTCCCAGGGAACTATCTGAACTCTGGAATTTTAGAGTAGGGTACAGAGTTATAATGGGGAAATAAAATTCTgacgttttttaaaaatttagcacttcagattttaaaaggaattaatcAAGTTCTGCCTCAGATAAACTAAATATAGTTATACCCCTTCCCTGCACTAAAGATATAGAAgctatgccatgagatgaagcaaccattcaccagtttattttccTAAAGTCCTATAAATTCTGTAAATGTTTACCTGGGATTATCTGAGAGTCGAAGGTAACATCTTACTACATGCTTCAGCAGACGGGCGGAAGGTTCTTTGGATAACTGCAGGACCATCTTACCCTGTTTCTCCCAAAAATGGGGTGTGtaggaaaaaaaccacaaaacaaaataatcaagagATGAGATTTTGCAAGAATGATTATACAAGGCTCCAGGGTTATTTCTAGTTGGAATACTGAAGTTGCTCAGTGTCAATTGCAAAGGGACTAAGCTGTGTGGTCAGAAGTAGTTGCAAAAAGGGTGGATAAAGGAACTCACCAAAATCATGGCAACATGGGAGAAACGCTCATATGTCTGACATATATAAGCTAAACCGGTGTCATCTAAGAGGATCTTCTGAAGGATGAATGTGGCAACCTGgagtaaaacaaaattaaagagtCCAAAACATTACTCAGATTTGTCTTCCAACAGTCTATTCAATCTCCCAGAAATAACCATGAATCAGAAAATGAAGCAGAGACCCTTGCATTACATACATCTTACTTGATGAGAtatacatagtaaaaaaaaaaaaataactattacaGTATTGAATACTTATTATCTGTCAGAATTTTTCCTAAAGATATAAAAcatgccttattttattttcacaacctacctatgaggtaggtaccattgttattctcattttacatacACAAAAGAACAGATTCTAGATAATTATCAGATTCTTAAAAAGTAGAAACTTTCTGTTACTGAAAACCTAGTACGTATCAGGTATAATTGATAATCAATAACTTGCCAGGTTATGGTCGCAAGTGACAAAGCTATTAAGGTGCAGAACTGAGATCCCAAACTAGTTTCAATACAGAGCCTCTTTTCTTATCCATGGGCCAAGACAAGATGATTTTAGAGATGCAGCTATGCCTCATCTTTTCCAAATGAAGGCTTTTCCTATCCTTAaaagacctttaaaaaataagatttttaagtcTCCCCTCAAAAATTGTTCCAACAATAGTAAAGAATATCCCCAACTTAAGCTCATTAACTCTTACAtagaaggaatttaaaaaatactagtttAATTCAAGTTAGTTATTCCAATGATTCTCTTCTTTGCCTGCTCATCAGAATCAACTGTGGGAATtagtttattttactattttactgGGATATAACATTGTGGTTAGCTAATAATGGTTTCCAAAGATATCCAGGTCCTAATCAGCGAACTCTGTGAATGCTATATAATATGGCAAAAGGAACTTGATAGATGTGATTTAGGATcttgggggagggcgggggagattACTCATCCTGGATTATCGAGGTATGTCCTAAATGTAATCacaagtattttttgtttgtttgtttttggtggttttctttttttgtttgtttgtttttttaatatattttattgattttttacagagaggaagagagagggatagagttagaaacatcgatcagctacctcttgcacaccccctactggggatgtgcccgaaaccaaggtacatgcccttgaccggaatcgaacccgggacccttgagtctgcaggccaacgctctatccactgagccaaaccggttttggctggttttttttttttttttaagggagagggggagagaaagagaaacatcgatgtaagtgCAAcccatagatcagctgcctcctgcttactCCTTACCAGAGACTGAACTTGCAACTGGGGCATTGtgttgtgccctgaccaggaatcaaactggcaacctttcagttcatgggatgacacccaaccaactgagccacaccagccagggcatcacaAGTGCTGTtacaagagggaggcagagggagattcaACCACATGGGAGAAGGCAATGTGATAGAAGCAGAGAGAGATTTTAACATGCTctactgctggctttgaagatggaggagggaTGCATGAGTCAAGGCATGCAATTCCTGAAGATGGAAAAGGTAAGGAAAGGGACTCTCccttagagcctccagaaagaacgTTGCCCTGCTGACACCCTGACTTTCACTTGGTGAAACTGATTTACGATTTCTGGCTTCCAGATctataagagaataaatttgtgttattttaagccaccaaaCTTGTTgcaatttgttatggcagcaatagCAAAGTAATACAAACATATACAATAAAAAGTGTACCAAGTGCACTAATCGTGCACTAATCTTAAGTGCATGGGCCAGGGCTAATTACTATACTGTTTATTTTGTGAGTATAATACAATTTATCCTTTATAAGTAAAACTGCTAcaaacattcttgtacatgtgTTGATGTGTATGAGAGCTCATTTCTTTTGTGTATATTCCTGAGAGTGGGACTGCTGGATCATGGAATAGGCTTATGTTTATAGTGGATACTGCCAAATAGCTTTCCAAAATAGTTATCCTATACACCATAAAGAGCCAACACAATGTAGAATCCATTAAGTTAAAAGCACATACTGTTTTAGAAAGTTCACTTCCAGATTCCATAATGCGCAAACACAAAGGGATAATTTCTGTTGTCAATAAAAAATTGATTACTTCCTGCTCGTCTGTTTTCACCAGAGCccctaaaaaaatatgaacaaaagtaTTTCAGTTGTTAGGATTTCCAATAAAAATGAACTCTTTACTGTTTATCCAAGCTAGTTGTGGAACTTAAATAACACAGAACACAAACTGTGGTTTATATGTCAGAACATCAGTTGTACCCATGTTTAAAAGAGAAGCACAGATTGACTGCTATCAGTCAGCTCTAAAAGATCAGGAACCAAGTTTGGTCCATCACAGAGTTAGCAGCAGTGTAGCCAtctaaatcattatttttatcactCTTGGTAGACAATCATATGATAATGTCACCAtctattcttcatttattttaggtAAGAGAATTCTACATCAGTATTAAAGCACATTACCAGATAGCAAAAAAAATGGTGTCAGTCTGAATCCTATTTCACAatgcacataaataaatattacttctCGATTATTAATTGCCCCTCTTTCCTCAAAGAGCACAAACATTTGGATAtccaaacaaaaaacacacatacccCTAGATTCTAATCCTGGTTCCATAATAGTTTACACTTAAGTTTGATAAAGGTACTTTCCCTTTGTAGGCCTGTTTCTTTATCTAAATATAATAGTTGAAACAAATGATTTCTAAAATACTATTATTCTGTTGTCTCTAAACTAACACCATTGACCAGGTGACTGacacaattcagtggttttattTACATTCTGTATAGAGAAGCAGAAACCCATGAAACAACTGAGTTCTGTATACTTGGTTAACCATCAGCATGATGTTCCTCTTTAGCTTCTACCAGTTGAAATTTCAAGCCTTTCCCCCACCCTGACTTATTTGTGGAGTTCCAATTCTTGCCTTTTGCATTTTCCATCTCAGAAAAGAAGTCGAGgttgataaaaagaaaatcttacttctcttgctcctttttcttattcaaaaaatatattttattgattttttacagagaggaagggagcggaatagagttagaaacatcgatgagagagaaacatcaatcagctgcctcctgcacacctcctactgggatgtgcccgcaaccaaggtacatgcccttgaccagaatcaaacctgggacctttcagtctgcaggccagtgctctatccactgagccaaaccggttagggctcttgctcctttttcttgtttcttaaagtGATTGCTTAAGATATTTAATTAAAGACCTCTCTGCTTTTCTAGTATAAGAATTTAGTGCTACAAATTTCCTTCTAAGCCCTGCTTTAGTTGCATTGtacaaattttgatatgttttatttattcagtttcaAGTGTTTCCTAATTTCTTTTATGCATCGTTTCATTTATATTCAAACTTGCCTGATGACTCTTGAACTACATTATAGTGAAACCTCGATTTTGCGGACCTCAACTTAACGAATTTGGGATTTAATGGACAAATTTCCGGGACGTATGTCATACGTGAAAATTAAcatcctgttaattttaaaatgcttttaaccaaaaTTTGCTTATacttaaattaacaggttattttttgttattagttcactgttattttgttgttgttaatcctcaccagaggatatttttcccattgctttttcagagagagagtggaaggaaaggaatgagaaaggggggaatgagggggaggaagggaaggagggaaagaggaagagagtgagaaacatcaatgtgagacagacactttgactggttgcttcccatataTACTCTGACAGGTGGTGGGgagcaaacctgaaacccaggtacgtgcccttgaccaagaatcaaacccaagatccttGGGAGGGCAGGCCGATGCTGTAACtacacactggccaaggcaattcactgttatttatttactttttgtctttattaatttcagagaggaagggagagaaagacatagaaacatcagtgatgagaggaaatcattgattggcttgcctcctgtatgatccccgactggggatcgagccctgaccggaatcaaaccgtgacctcctagtttataggtcaaCATTTAACCATTAATcgacaccagctgggcaattcactgttatttttgaCAAATTTTAGGGAATAAGCCGtatgttagaaaaaaatagtaatttcgccaacataaataaatacatctacaatt
This Eptesicus fuscus isolate TK198812 chromosome 11, DD_ASM_mEF_20220401, whole genome shotgun sequence DNA region includes the following protein-coding sequences:
- the CNOT9 gene encoding CCR4-NOT transcription complex subunit 9 isoform X1, translating into MHSLATAPPVPTALAQVDREKIYQWINELSSPETRENALLELSKKRESVPDLAPMLWHSFGTIAALLQEIVNIYPSINPPTLTAHQSNRVCNALALLQCVASHPETRSAFLAAHIPLFLYPFLHTVSKTRPFEYLRLTSLGVIGALVKTDEQEVINFLLTTEIIPLCLRIMESGSELSKTVATFILQKILLDDTGLAYICQTYERFSHVAMILGKMVLQLSKEPSARLLKHVVRCYLRLSDNPRAREALRQCLPDQLKDTTFAQVLKDDTTTKRWLAQLVKNLQEGQVTDPRGIPLPPQ